AGCTTGACAAGAGAAAGGTTTCAGGCACTGCAATCACAAGCAAACTCAGAAAAAGAAACAAGACTTACTAAGATTTTAGGTAAAGATAAAGTTGAAATGTTAAAAAAAGAAGGTTTATTAGAATCTGTTAATATAGTAGATTTAAAGAATTTGCCAAAACCTAACGTAAGCTATGGAAATGGAAATATTAAAATCTATGTTATAACAGACCCTCAATGTCCATTCTGTGCAAAACTGCATGAAGAAATTAAAAAAGTCTTGGCTCAAAGAAAAGATGTTTCGTTTGAAATGATTATGTATCCATTGCCGTTCCATAAACACGCATCTGGAGTGGCTCAAAATATTATTTGTCAAAACGATAATACAGCAAAGCAAAAAACACTTGATGCTGCATTTTCTTATACTTTAAAAAATGATGAAAATGGGCTGGCATCTCTTGAAAAACCTTGTAATGCTGGAAAGCAAGCTGTAGATAACAATCTAAAATACGGTCAAGCTAATGGAATTAACGGAACACCAACGATAATCTTCCCTAAGGGTGTGGCAATATCCGGTGCATTACCTGCTGATAAATTAAATAAATTGATAGATATTTTAAAGTGATAGAGGTTAAAAATTTAAAAGTTTCCTTTCAGATAGAAAATCAAGTTATAGAGGCTCTGAAAGGAGTCTCTTTTTCTTTAAA
This is a stretch of genomic DNA from Sulfurihydrogenibium sp. YO3AOP1. It encodes these proteins:
- a CDS encoding DsbC family protein is translated as MKLKLFFAGLMSAASLVMAAESCLGGGSKVSTSEVQKALSGILGNAKVVSVSNAPISGLYEVVIESGGRKVPIYIDCNLKYLVNGEIIDINKKVSLTRERFQALQSQANSEKETRLTKILGKDKVEMLKKEGLLESVNIVDLKNLPKPNVSYGNGNIKIYVITDPQCPFCAKLHEEIKKVLAQRKDVSFEMIMYPLPFHKHASGVAQNIICQNDNTAKQKTLDAAFSYTLKNDENGLASLEKPCNAGKQAVDNNLKYGQANGINGTPTIIFPKGVAISGALPADKLNKLIDILK